AGAAAATGCGGGAGAAGATGTCGAAAATGGAAAATTTGGGCTGGATGAGGGACCAGACTGTGAACTAAAAACTGTGGATGTAGCATTTGCAGGAGCAGTGGTAGAAGCCAACGTCCCAAATGAAAAAACACTGGATGGAGAGGAAGTAGTAAATGTTGAACTAAAGGCCAAAGTCTTCGGACTTTCCCAAGTAGAGCCAAATATGTTTAAAGCTGCTGGTGTGGAAGCTGAAGAGCTAGCACCAAAATTAAATATACCAGATGTACCAATGCTCGAAGAGCTAGCATTGTTAGTTACTGAAGTTGCCACGGAATTACCACCATAACTGACTACTGGGGGAGTGACACCATTTGTCGATCCAACTGCACTGACTGGATCAGTGGAGGAACTTAAACCTAAACCAAAACCAAATATGCCAGGGGTAGCAGGGGCGTTCAAGCTGACTACACTGTCACCTGATAAAGTGGAGCTTGCACCAAATTTGCCAACACTCGATGTTGGTCCACTACCAGATTTAACCATGCTAGTCTCTGATGAGGAAGCTGAAGTACTAAAGCCCAAACTTTGGTTTTGATTAAACTGGGGATGGGACAGGGAAGTGGTCAAAGACATGCTGCCACTCATGTTAAGGGAAGGTAATGACCCAGACGCACTGATTGGAATGGATGTACTCTGCGAGACTAGTCCAAAATCAGACACTGAAGATTTATTGGCAGTTGCAGGAAGAAAACCTTGAAAATTATTTGCAGATGAATTACTAGGGCCACTTCCAGAGTTTGTAGCCACAAATGGTGTAACAGCTGAATGTATTGCACTAGAACTGCCAGTATTGGGTTCTTTCTCAGCTTTGTTCTTTAGCTCAGACACTTCTGAGATAGTAGTAGTTGATGGTGCAAGTAATGCACTGGATGGATCCACAGAGGCACCAAAATTGAAAACAGATACAGCTGCATTTGACCTAAAACTACTGTCATTGGAAGTGGAAGTGTTGCTATTGCCGAAGCCAGTAAAGCCAAAGCTTGCAATGCTGGTCGAAGAGGTAGGGTTGGTGCTGGTCCCAATCCAGCTAAAGCTTGCCACGCTGGTTGAAGAGGTTAAAGGACCAGAGATAGCTGTCGATATCTGATTTGCATCATGAGAAGTTGTGGTAAACGACACTGCAGGAGCCCTCGAAATAAGGGGCCCATTTGATACAAATGGCACAGTATGAGCCTTTCCATTTGCATCTCTTGTCTTTAAAGGATCAAGGGATACACCTTGATCAGACTCGGGTGTTTCCCTCTTAGAGCCATCAGCAGTAGAAACAGCATCCAATAAGCTGCACATGAAGTCAGCATACTTCAAAACAAAGATAAAATGGGAATAACACTGGTTAAAGTGGAAGCTGGAGAACAATTTTCCAGTTTCGACAATGACAGCTTTTGCCAAGAATTGTTAATGCCACGTGAGTCCTAATATACCTAAGGTGGCGCAACACAGTTCATTCACCAAGTCTAGAAGCATCAACATCATCACACAACTTgtgagtaaaaaaaaaacatcacacAACTAAAAATAACACAAGGTTAATAGTAAAAATTGAGGCACATTCAACTTCCTTTCTAAAAAATCCGCGAGGCAGGGAAACAGCGAAATAACAAGCAATTGAACTTGGAACTGAAAACCAGTTCCCAGCCAGATAAGTATTGGCGGTCACTACTAACCTGATAGAGTTCTCAGACTTAGATTCTGGTTTCACATTGACTGATACTGAAGGCAACGGAGGAGTATTATCAACAGCTTGAGAGCCCAATCTGAACCAGGGAACTGAATCAGTAGTTTCATTTGCTTTTTCAAACGAAACCGACTGAGAAAGAACATCTGATTGGATTGCTACATTTTCTCTCTcagaaaaagagagagaaatgCCATCATTTCCTGTTTCAATCATGGGAGCTCTAGGATTACTGCTTTCAGTTGTTTTGCTTAATACAACAGGTAACTTCGCTTCTGGTTGACTAGTAGTTTTCAAATGTTCGTGTTCTTCATTATCAGAGCGTTTGTTTCCGAGAGTATGTGCATTAGGCGGTCCTCTCCCTTCTGCTAAAGGTCTAGTTGCAAGCCCGTAAGAATGTTCATCATCATCCAGCTCCAAGAAATCCTACAAACACAGCCATAAATTATAAGTCCATATTTGGATAAAAGAATATCAAATTTAATTGAAAACTGTTTTTGTTTCAGCCATCGGAACAAGATAGATATAAATCAAGGCAGTCAAAGATGCACAATTCAGCATCCAGCCATAAAGCTCAAAAGCACAAACATAAACTAAAATTGCACcgtaaaaataatatcaaagaGTAATAGCAAGCAATTCAAATGAAAATAAAGAGAAacatgaagaaaaaaatcattCCTCACAAGTTAAAGGAGACAACACCTACCTCTTGCACACTCATCCTAAATGCTCTCTTAGTTTGAGGACGTTCAGCTACACTATTTTTTACTGCTGAATCAGCAGTTATACTGGGGCCAGGAATCGAAGAGGACTCAAGAAATTCATTCTTCACTGCAGGATTCAACATGGCAGAGACTATTACAGTTTCTTTATCACCATTTTCAACCTTTCCAGTCCTTTCAAAAGTAGAATCTCGGTCATGAGATAAAGCGACATCAGACCTATCCTCCAACTTTTGATCATCTTGAACAACCAGCAGCAACTTCGAAGAATCCACATCCTCCATGCTCCTGAGAGCTTGTCCACGAAGCATACTGGGTGTCAATCTAAAAGTGGATTTCTCTCGCACAGTAGCCAGCTTGGATTCAGATGACTTTTCCTTTGGAGTCAACTTTTCAAGATGCTGCAAAATTCTTGAAGCAACCTCAGTAGATTTGGAAGAGACACAAGCATAACTGGCACTTGGAATGCTGTCATCCTCATGTTGCCCAGCAATTTTTGAGACCCTATTTTTCTGTTCAACAACTAAAGGAAGCTTTTGCTTTGAAGACACCAGTGCAAGATCAGAACCACTTTCCACTCCATGTGCAATCACAGGAATTTTAGAAGCTAATAGATAAGGTTTCTGCCTGAGTCTCCGCATGGGACCAACAGACCCAGGATCATCATCTAAGACCGAACTCCTGCGTTTCAAGGTCTGATACACAAATTGGTAACATACTAAatgaacaaaaattaaaagaagaGAGAATCAAGCTCtaaagttcaaaattttgaaaataatagatCTACCATTGACTTGGcctcaattttttcattttgctCGACTAGAGAAGAAGATGATGCTGGTATTGACAGTCCACTGTAGAAATTGTTGGTCGATCCGATTTCCTAAAATCAGCCGAAAGAGAaaaatcaactccaaaaattacttttattttgCAGATGAAAATTGCAAGACGTGTAACCTTTTTAATGGAAATTGGATGAACTCTAGAATATGGGGTACGCGCCATGTTGTAAATCGCCGATCTGCCTCGAGATTTTGGAGTTATAAAACCATTTTTAGGATCACCATGGCCAACAGAAGTTGTCATATTCAAtgacatgttgggagatttggAAGCAAAAGGTACATTAGAAAGCAATCCTGCATCTTCTCTATGAACTTGATTGCGAGTCCCTAAGTTTGATGGGGATATTTTAGAAGGTCTACGGCCCATGTAAGCTTTTGCAAGTTCAGCTGGAGGCGCCATATCATCCTCAATGACCTGGAGGTATTTTTTTTCAGTTTGCTACctaaaaactttgaagatgctACAGCATAGCTATAAACATAATCAAGAAACACAAGCACAAAAGACAGTATGCCGCGCGTGTTGGACAATGGAGTATGTGAGTGGTGTAGAATTTAACTTACTCTTGAATTTATAATAGGAGATGACATAACTCTAAGCGATCTATCCTCGTCCTGCATACATTCTTCCGACAGACTACTTGCAAATGGTTGATGCCTTTCCAAATCTGGTGCTCCTCCTTCACTTCTTTTAGGACCAACACTGGGTGATTCTACAGCAGCCCTTGATTGCAATAGTCCTGTCAGATGATCGATCTCAGACCTGCATAAGGAAAGCATATTCTtcttaaaaatcaattttcaaaaaaaaaaaccgtgtAAAAAATATACTTAGGCActgtatataaaatattataactcCTACAGTTGCATAGGCAGGACAATAACATTAAGTTGTCATATCACAAACAAAGTTAATTCTCAGGAACAACACATTGAAACAATTAGTTACAAAGAAGTGATATCAAATCCTGAACAGCGAAATTGCACATCATACATCTGTCGACATCCCAAATCAGCAACAGACACTTCAGTTTAAAACAGATAATTCCCACCTGGTCCTTGTTTGCGGCACCACATACAAGAAATTTTCAATAACTTGCTATAGGAACACAATCAATAATATTTACACAATCTCATCTACAAGATAAACGAATACAAAAGTAACATTTCCAACAAACAAAGACAGCTCGAAAAATAATTCAGCATGAATGACAATAAATTCTTTCAAGAATTTACCTGCTAAAAGTCTTCTGCTTCAGCAATTGCTCGAGCTCAGAGATTCCATCATCAGCTGAACTACACAACGGCAGGCTGCTAGTACCACCTCCGCACTTTAGCACATCGCACTAATTATTCAACAATTGAAACATAAAATGGGCAAAAAACTAAAGATTTGAGACAAATAGATAACCATAGATATAGGACAAATGGAATTAAATGTGGACGGAAAATGATAGGGGGGCTGAAAACAACTGAACATTTCAGTACCGGGGTTTAATAGGCTTGCCTTACAAACAAAGTACAACCTAAGAGACAACATGGATTGCTCTCATATACATTTTGTTCATAATAATTTCattgaatattacattttttacaTGAGTTAAATGATATTTCATCCATCTGAGTTCTCAGCAAGAGTCCAATTGAAAAGCACAAACATTGCTTCCTACAACCATATCGCCTCTCACTACATGGATCAGCTCAAACTCACCACGCACTCGACGGTTCAACAACATCGACAATTCTACTTCCTGTAATTGCTAATTTAGATACTTTATGGGATCCAGTTAAAAATAATGCACAATTATCATAAAATAACTCCCATATTTTTAGATGGACCCATCTTAAAACATCTCCTTTCATTCTAGCAGAATTTATCCAGCACTAGCAAAAAGGAATTAGTATAGAACAAACTAGCTAGAACAATTTTCTGTAAATCCATGCTCTACATGATTTTGACAATTCATAACAAGATCACTGCAACACCAAAATAAAATCTCCAGACTGCATTAGGAAACATAGATAACAATTTCTGAACAGTGATACAAACAAATGCCATTGAAAATAAAGCTTAAAACAAAGGAATGCATGACTTACATCAGAAACTGCCACCTGAAGCTCATCACTCAAAGGACAATTTACCTCTGTTCACATCAGAAGACATGTGTCATCAGTCAATTACTGCCTACATCATGTAAGACCTAGGAAGAACAGCAGATGACAAAAGTAGGAGTAAGGTAGAAAGAACAATTTAGCTTCTCTTTTATGATTTTGTGAGTTTGTATGGGAGGAAGTCTTATACTACATACTTTATGATACTTATGAATGAGTTTCGTTTTGTTATTTTAGG
The DNA window shown above is from Primulina huaijiensis isolate GDHJ02 chromosome 12, ASM1229523v2, whole genome shotgun sequence and carries:
- the LOC140989211 gene encoding nuclear pore complex protein NUP1 isoform X1; its protein translation is MATSSEDAYGGVGAGGKFRKKPFRRAQLPTTPYDRPLTARISNSYNGSSKNPGLFAKLVVDPASKLLSYGARSFFSSVFRKRLPPPPPQAQEVNCPLSDELQVAVSDCDVLKCGGGTSSLPLCSSADDGISELEQLLKQKTFSRSEIDHLTGLLQSRAAVESPSVGPKRSEGGAPDLERHQPFASSLSEECMQDEDRSLRVMSSPIINSRVIEDDMAPPAELAKAYMGRRPSKISPSNLGTRNQVHREDAGLLSNVPFASKSPNMSLNMTTSVGHGDPKNGFITPKSRGRSAIYNMARTPYSRVHPISIKKEIGSTNNFYSGLSIPASSSSLVEQNEKIEAKSMTLKRRSSVLDDDPGSVGPMRRLRQKPYLLASKIPVIAHGVESGSDLALVSSKQKLPLVVEQKNRVSKIAGQHEDDSIPSASYACVSSKSTEVASRILQHLEKLTPKEKSSESKLATVREKSTFRLTPSMLRGQALRSMEDVDSSKLLLVVQDDQKLEDRSDVALSHDRDSTFERTGKVENGDKETVIVSAMLNPAVKNEFLESSSIPGPSITADSAVKNSVAERPQTKRAFRMSVQEDFLELDDDEHSYGLATRPLAEGRGPPNAHTLGNKRSDNEEHEHLKTTSQPEAKLPVVLSKTTESSNPRAPMIETGNDGISLSFSERENVAIQSDVLSQSVSFEKANETTDSVPWFRLGSQAVDNTPPLPSVSVNVKPESKSENSISLLDAVSTADGSKRETPESDQGVSLDPLKTRDANGKAHTVPFVSNGPLISRAPAVSFTTTSHDANQISTAISGPLTSSTSVASFSWIGTSTNPTSSTSIASFGFTGFGNSNTSTSNDSSFRSNAAVSVFNFGASVDPSSALLAPSTTTISEVSELKNKAEKEPNTGSSSAIHSAVTPFVATNSGSGPSNSSANNFQGFLPATANKSSVSDFGLVSQSTSIPISASGSLPSLNMSGSMSLTTSLSHPQFNQNQSLGFSTSASSSETSMVKSGSGPTSSVGKFGASSTLSGDSVVSLNAPATPGIFGFGLGLSSSTDPVSAVGSTNGVTPPVVSYGGNSVATSVTNNASSSSIGTSGIFNFGASSSASTPAALNIFGSTWESPKTLAFSSTFTTSSPSSVFSFGTLASTTAPANATSTVFSSQSGPSSSPNFPFSTSSPAFSLPSVSLNQPIFGNRPPSFTVSPSSGDQMNAEDSMAEDPVQSSAPSIPIFGQPTISPSPAGFMFGSAAPPLSNPFQFSGQQNQIAPLNPSPFQASGSLEFNNGGSFSLGSGGADKSNRKFVKVNRNKNRKK
- the LOC140989211 gene encoding nuclear pore complex protein NUP1 isoform X2, which gives rise to MATSSEDAYGGVGAGGKFRKKPFRRAQLPTTPYDRPLTARISNSYNGSSKNPGLFAKLVVDPASKLLSYGARSFFSSVFRKRLPPPPPQAQEVNCPLSDELQVAVSDCGGGTSSLPLCSSADDGISELEQLLKQKTFSRSEIDHLTGLLQSRAAVESPSVGPKRSEGGAPDLERHQPFASSLSEECMQDEDRSLRVMSSPIINSRVIEDDMAPPAELAKAYMGRRPSKISPSNLGTRNQVHREDAGLLSNVPFASKSPNMSLNMTTSVGHGDPKNGFITPKSRGRSAIYNMARTPYSRVHPISIKKEIGSTNNFYSGLSIPASSSSLVEQNEKIEAKSMTLKRRSSVLDDDPGSVGPMRRLRQKPYLLASKIPVIAHGVESGSDLALVSSKQKLPLVVEQKNRVSKIAGQHEDDSIPSASYACVSSKSTEVASRILQHLEKLTPKEKSSESKLATVREKSTFRLTPSMLRGQALRSMEDVDSSKLLLVVQDDQKLEDRSDVALSHDRDSTFERTGKVENGDKETVIVSAMLNPAVKNEFLESSSIPGPSITADSAVKNSVAERPQTKRAFRMSVQEDFLELDDDEHSYGLATRPLAEGRGPPNAHTLGNKRSDNEEHEHLKTTSQPEAKLPVVLSKTTESSNPRAPMIETGNDGISLSFSERENVAIQSDVLSQSVSFEKANETTDSVPWFRLGSQAVDNTPPLPSVSVNVKPESKSENSISLLDAVSTADGSKRETPESDQGVSLDPLKTRDANGKAHTVPFVSNGPLISRAPAVSFTTTSHDANQISTAISGPLTSSTSVASFSWIGTSTNPTSSTSIASFGFTGFGNSNTSTSNDSSFRSNAAVSVFNFGASVDPSSALLAPSTTTISEVSELKNKAEKEPNTGSSSAIHSAVTPFVATNSGSGPSNSSANNFQGFLPATANKSSVSDFGLVSQSTSIPISASGSLPSLNMSGSMSLTTSLSHPQFNQNQSLGFSTSASSSETSMVKSGSGPTSSVGKFGASSTLSGDSVVSLNAPATPGIFGFGLGLSSSTDPVSAVGSTNGVTPPVVSYGGNSVATSVTNNASSSSIGTSGIFNFGASSSASTPAALNIFGSTWESPKTLAFSSTFTTSSPSSVFSFGTLASTTAPANATSTVFSSQSGPSSSPNFPFSTSSPAFSLPSVSLNQPIFGNRPPSFTVSPSSGDQMNAEDSMAEDPVQSSAPSIPIFGQPTISPSPAGFMFGSAAPPLSNPFQFSGQQNQIAPLNPSPFQASGSLEFNNGGSFSLGSGGADKSNRKFVKVNRNKNRKK